From the genome of Populus alba chromosome 10, ASM523922v2, whole genome shotgun sequence, one region includes:
- the LOC118059901 gene encoding chalcone--flavanone isomerase 2 produces MSLAVPLSEIQVENVTFPPAVKPPASNNTLFLGGAGVRGLEIEGKFIKFTAIGVYLEDKSLQSLSAKWKGKTAKELTDSVEFFRDIVTGPFEKFMRVTMILPLTGLQYSEKVAENCVRIWKSLGIYTDAEAKAIEKFQEVFKEETFPPGSSILFTLLPHGSLAITFSKDGSVPEIENAVIENKLLSEAVLESMIGKHGVSPEAKQSLAATLSELLKESNENGN; encoded by the exons atgtctCTTGCAGTGCCTCTCTCCGAAATTCAAGTCGAGAATGTCACGTTCCCGCCGGCGGTGAAACCTCCGGCTTCAAACAACACTCTCTTCCTCGGTGGTGCAG GGGTTAGAGGATTAGAGATTGAAGGCAAGTTCATAAAGTTCACGGCTATAGGAGTGTACTTGGAGGATAAGTCCCTGCAGTCACTTTCTGCTAAATGGAAGGGCAAGACTGCCAAGGAGTTGACGGATTCCGTCGAGTTCTTTAGAGATATTGTTACAG GACCCTTTGAGAAATTCATGCGGGTGACGATGATATTGCCATTAACGGGCCTCCAATATTCGGAGAAGGTTGCGGAGAATTGTGTTAGAATTTGGAAATCTTTGGGAATTTACACTGATGCAGAAGCCAAGGCCATTGAGAAATTTCAAGAGGTCTTCAAGGAAGAGACCTTCCCCCCTGGCTCCTCTATTCTTTTCACACTATTGCCCCATGGATCATTAGCC ATTACCTTCTCAAAAGACGGGTCTGTACCGGAAATCGAGAATGCAGTGATAGAGAATAAACTACTTTCAGAGGCGGTGCTAGAGTCAATGATTGGCAAGCACGGCGTGTCTCCTGAAGCAAAACAAAGTTTGGCTGCAACATTATCAGAATTGCTGAAAGAAAGTAACGAAAATGGGAACTAA